A region of the Sideroxydans lithotrophicus ES-1 genome:
ACCTGCAGACAATTCGATGTCGCCCAGCATGATGCTGGCGCGCACGCTCTGCGGATTGACATTGAGCGCCTGTTCCAAATGCACTACTGCCGCCTCTGTCTGCTTGGCGGCGAGTTCGCCCGCTGCCAGTTCGCAAAAGAAGAAAGCAGCTTCCTTGCCGTGCGGCTCCCCGGTCAATGCAGTAAGGCGTTGCCCGATGTCGATCGCTTTGAGCCAGTCTTTTTCCTTCTGATATATCTCAAGCAGAAAATCCAGAGACTCCTTCTCGTAGGGCGTGCCATGCAGTTCCAGAAAAGCGGCTTCTGCCCTGTCCAGAATACCTGCTTTAAGATAATCCTGAGCCAGCTCGAACAGTGCCTGATGCCGCTTGTCCTCTTCCAGATCGGTTCGCTCCACCAGATTGAGATGCATGCGGATGGCACGGTCCACTTCACCGCGCCGCCGGAACAGGCTGCCCAGCGCGAAGTGCAACTCGACCGTTTGCGGATCGACCTTGACCACTTCGATGAAGGCTTCGATAGCTTGATCCTGCTGTTCGTTAAGCAGGAAGTTCAGTCCCTGAAAATAGGAGCGCGGCAAGGCGCTGGACTCGGTGATCAACTCCTTTATATCGATACGCGCCGCCAGCCACCCCATACCAAAAAAAAGGGAAAGACCAGCAACATCCACGGTTCGAAATCCATTAGCGCAATATCTCAGAAGGGTTGAATTGGCGGATGCCGGTCATCGATCTCCGACAACTTGTTTTTCAATTGCAGCTCGCGTTTGACGGCCGAATATTCCCGGCGCTGACGGAGCAAAGTAGTCAGCATGGCCAGCAGGCCGATGGCGACACCCAGCGTGAAAAAGCATAGCAACACGACAACAAGGGACGTCTGCCATTCGTAGCCGAAGAAATATCGCAGCACGACGGGTTGGTCGTTCTTCATCGCAAAGCCCAACAACAAAAGGAACAGGGCAGCGCGCAGTGACCAGATCAGATATCGCATGATGACTTTATCGCTTGTAAATCGGTGCGCAACGATAGCATGAACAGATAAAAAATTGGCGGCACATCTTGCGACAGGCCGCCAATCGGATCACATCAAAAATGTATCAGGCAGAAGGATAATCCACCCGCTCGCGCAGCTCCTTACCAGCCTTGAAGTGCGGCACATACTTGGCAGGCACTTGCACCTTGTCGCCGGACTTGGGATTGCGCCCCAGCCGCGGCGGCCTGTAGTTCAGTGCAAAACTGCCAAAACCGCGGATCTCGATACGCCCGCCGTGCGAAAGTGTCGCCGACATGCTGTCCAAGATCACCTTCACAGCCAACTCGGCATCCTTGCCGAGTAGCTGTGTGTAACGGTCCGCAAGCTTGGCGATAAGATCAGAACGGGTCATCGTTCCTCCTTATTGCGAGTCAGCCTTGCTGGAATCCAGTTTCGCCTTCAGTAGCGCACCCAGATTGGTGGTGCCGGCAGTGCTGGTGTTCTCTGCTGCGAACTTCTGCATCGCCGCTGCCGTGTCGGCCTTGTCCAGCGCCTTGATCGACAGGTTGATGCCGCGATTCTTGCGGTCCACGTTGATGATGACAGCCTTGACGGTGTCACCTTCCTTCAGGTGGTTGCGGATGTCTTCCACGCGGTCAGCGGAAACTTCGGATGCCTTCAGGTAGGCTTCCACATCGCCATCCAGACCGATCACTGCGCCCTTGGCATCCAGCGACTTGACCACGCCAGTCACCACTGCACCTTTGTCGTGTCCGGTGACATAGCCGCCGAACGGATCACCTTCCAGTTGCTTCACGCCCAGCGAGATGCGTTCACGCTCGACATCGATGGCCAGAACCAGAGCTTCCAGTTCGTCACCCTTCTTGTAGTTGCGTACTGCTTCTTCGCCGGGGATGGACCAGGACAGGTCGGACAGGTGCACCAGACCGTCGATACCGCCATCCAGACCGATGAACACGCCGAAGTCGGTGATGGACTTGATCGCGCCCTTAACCTTGTCGCCCTTCTTGTGATTCAGCGCGAAGTCGTCCCAAGGATTGGACTTGCACTGCTTCATGCCCAGGGAGATACGGCGGCGTTGCTCGTCGATCTCGAGGATCATGACTTCCACTTCGTCGCCCAGCGCGACAACCTTGGAAGGATGTACGTTCTTGTTGGTCCAGTCCATTTCGGACACGTGTACCAGACCTTCGATACCCTGCTCGATCTCCACGAATGCACCGTAGTCGGTCAGGTTGGTCACCTTGCCGAACAGGCGTGTGCCTTGCGGGTAGCGACGTGCCAGACCATTCCACGGATCGTCGCCCATTTGCTTGATGCCCAGGGAAACGCGATTCTTCTCTTGATCGAATTTCAGGATCTTGGCTTCGACTTCGTCGCCAACGGTTAGAACTTCGGATGGGTGCTTCACGCGACGCCATGCCAGATCGGTGATGTGCAGCAGGCCGTCGATACCACCCAGGTCAACGAACGCACCGTAGTCGGTGATGTTCTTGACGATACCCTTGACGATCGCGCCTTCCTTCAGGTTTTCCAGCAGGGACTCGCGATCGGCACCTTGCGATGCCTCCAGCACAGCGCGGCGGGAAACCACCACGTTGTTGCGCTTGCGATCCAGCTTGATGACCTTGAGCTCCATGGTCTTGTTTTCATACGGCGTGGTGTCCTTGACCGGACGTGTATCCACCAGCGAACCGGGCAGGAATGCGCGGATGCCGTTCACCATGGCAGTCAGACCGCCCTTGACCTTGCCGCTGACATAACCTTCAACGATACGGCCTTCTTCCATTGCCTGTTCCAGATCGATCCAGGCAGCCAGACGCTTGGCCTTCTCACGCGACAAGCGCGTTTCGCCGTAGCCGTTTTCCAGGGATT
Encoded here:
- a CDS encoding LapA family protein, with protein sequence MRYLIWSLRAALFLLLLGFAMKNDQPVVLRYFFGYEWQTSLVVVLLCFFTLGVAIGLLAMLTTLLRQRREYSAVKRELQLKNKLSEIDDRHPPIQPF
- the rpsA gene encoding 30S ribosomal protein S1 produces the protein MTAVAEMENFASMFEESLNRKEMRAGELITAQVVRVEQNVVVVNAGLKSESFIPVEEFKDATGAIEVKAGDFVTVAIESLENGYGETRLSREKAKRLAAWIDLEQAMEEGRIVEGYVSGKVKGGLTAMVNGIRAFLPGSLVDTRPVKDTTPYENKTMELKVIKLDRKRNNVVVSRRAVLEASQGADRESLLENLKEGAIVKGIVKNITDYGAFVDLGGIDGLLHITDLAWRRVKHPSEVLTVGDEVEAKILKFDQEKNRVSLGIKQMGDDPWNGLARRYPQGTRLFGKVTNLTDYGAFVEIEQGIEGLVHVSEMDWTNKNVHPSKVVALGDEVEVMILEIDEQRRRISLGMKQCKSNPWDDFALNHKKGDKVKGAIKSITDFGVFIGLDGGIDGLVHLSDLSWSIPGEEAVRNYKKGDELEALVLAIDVERERISLGVKQLEGDPFGGYVTGHDKGAVVTGVVKSLDAKGAVIGLDGDVEAYLKASEVSADRVEDIRNHLKEGDTVKAVIINVDRKNRGINLSIKALDKADTAAAMQKFAAENTSTAGTTNLGALLKAKLDSSKADSQ
- the lapB gene encoding lipopolysaccharide assembly protein LapB, whose protein sequence is MDVAGLSLFFGMGWLAARIDIKELITESSALPRSYFQGLNFLLNEQQDQAIEAFIEVVKVDPQTVELHFALGSLFRRRGEVDRAIRMHLNLVERTDLEEDKRHQALFELAQDYLKAGILDRAEAAFLELHGTPYEKESLDFLLEIYQKEKDWLKAIDIGQRLTALTGEPHGKEAAFFFCELAAGELAAKQTEAAVVHLEQALNVNPQSVRASIMLGDIELSAGGAQRAIEVWKHVEQQDAQYLPLVAERVLQACRQCGDEARGVTLLQTWLQKYPSLDLMNVLFSVLVQRDGAEAAYVMVRNELKRNPTLLGLDKLLEARLLDIAGERRADLELVKDLIFQRTRGLAMYRCKHCGFKARQFYWHCPACHSWESYSPKRSEENGVAI
- a CDS encoding integration host factor subunit beta — its product is MTRSDLIAKLADRYTQLLGKDAELAVKVILDSMSATLSHGGRIEIRGFGSFALNYRPPRLGRNPKSGDKVQVPAKYVPHFKAGKELRERVDYPSA